In a genomic window of Weissella tructae:
- a CDS encoding Y-family DNA polymerase gives MNPTEKEIRRKIMVIDSKSFYASCECLALGLNPLKAMLVVMSTADNAGSGLVLASSPMAKRLLGISNVTRKRDVPNDTRLIIVQPRMNYYIQMNKKINDVFREFVADEDLNMYSIDETILDFTSSWKYLTSKYGADITMSKLARIIQLEVRHRLGFYLTVGIGDNPAMAKMALDITAKHNHSLIGEWHFEELPDVLWPITKFEDVWSIGQKTAEKLNAMNIHSMYDLAHTSPYVLKEKFGVRGEELFALAWGVDRSIVSHKYSPKDSSISNSQVLPHDYNKIPEIKNVIREIGEQVAARLRAKHKITSVVALGIGSSMTESKPGFHLQMKIDGTNQSSKIVNALWTLFDRHYEGQIIRHISVSVSKLTDDIGSQLDLFIPVEHDIKQQNLDEVVDSLRHKYGTTAIVKSSSKIDGGTMIDRAGLVAGHRGGQAYGTNT, from the coding sequence ATGAACCCAACAGAAAAAGAAATACGCCGAAAAATCATGGTTATTGATTCTAAAAGTTTTTATGCAAGTTGTGAATGTCTGGCATTAGGTCTTAATCCGTTGAAAGCAATGCTCGTTGTCATGAGTACTGCAGATAATGCAGGTAGTGGGCTAGTTTTAGCATCATCACCTATGGCGAAAAGACTACTGGGTATCTCAAATGTCACACGAAAACGTGATGTCCCTAATGATACGCGGCTTATTATTGTTCAACCGCGTATGAACTATTACATTCAAATGAACAAGAAAATAAATGATGTGTTTCGTGAGTTTGTGGCAGACGAAGACTTGAATATGTATTCCATTGACGAAACTATCTTAGATTTCACGAGTTCCTGGAAATATCTAACATCCAAGTATGGGGCTGATATCACTATGAGTAAACTAGCACGTATTATTCAATTAGAGGTTCGTCATAGATTAGGTTTTTACCTAACAGTTGGGATTGGCGATAATCCTGCAATGGCTAAAATGGCACTAGATATAACAGCTAAACACAACCATAGTTTGATAGGCGAATGGCACTTTGAAGAACTACCTGACGTACTTTGGCCAATCACAAAATTTGAAGATGTTTGGAGTATTGGTCAGAAGACCGCTGAAAAGTTAAACGCTATGAATATTCATAGTATGTACGATTTGGCACACACTAGTCCATATGTACTCAAGGAAAAGTTTGGCGTTAGGGGAGAAGAACTATTTGCTTTGGCATGGGGTGTGGATCGCAGCATTGTATCGCATAAGTACAGTCCAAAAGATAGTAGTATTTCTAATAGCCAGGTATTGCCTCATGATTACAATAAAATACCTGAGATTAAGAATGTCATTCGTGAAATTGGCGAACAAGTTGCTGCACGTTTACGCGCCAAACATAAGATAACAAGTGTAGTTGCTTTGGGTATTGGTTCTTCCATGACCGAAAGTAAACCCGGGTTTCATCTGCAAATGAAGATTGATGGTACCAATCAGTCTAGCAAAATTGTTAATGCTTTGTGGACGTTATTTGATAGACATTATGAGGGACAAATAATTCGTCATATAAGTGTCTCGGTTAGTAAATTAACAGACGATATAGGGTCTCAATTAGACTTATTTATCCCCGTAGAACATGATATTAAGCAACAGAATTTAGATGAAGTTGTTGATTCATTACGGCACAAATACGGAACAACCGCCATTGTCAAATCAAGTTCAAAGATTGATGGTGGTACCATGATTGACCGAGCTGGATTAGTCGCTGGTCATCGAGGAGGACAGGCTTATGGCACAAATACTTGA
- a CDS encoding CPBP family intramembrane glutamic endopeptidase, with protein sequence MQTVGRFVKCGLWIIVSMVLFGMIDSVGNELVPMVTSDLMGLPKNGFISILVMIVAVLGVAFLVAKVVIFAIRKANPAFKVLEPFTFTDGKWIVLGYALFSILNILFSKLVVSGSSSANQQAVESVFNTGTFGIVFMAVSAVIVAPILEELIFRGLIFNYLTPTIRWWGSCLLSGAVFAYIHVMVDFSFITFTPYFIIGTVLGFIYYKTGKIQYAIGAHMLSNAISVATLLLR encoded by the coding sequence ATGCAAACAGTTGGACGTTTTGTAAAATGCGGTCTTTGGATCATTGTTAGTATGGTGTTGTTTGGAATGATCGATTCAGTTGGAAACGAATTGGTACCAATGGTTACCTCTGATTTGATGGGACTACCTAAGAATGGATTTATTTCTATCTTAGTGATGATTGTAGCTGTATTAGGGGTTGCCTTTTTAGTTGCTAAGGTGGTTATCTTTGCCATTCGTAAGGCAAATCCTGCATTTAAGGTATTAGAACCGTTTACTTTCACAGATGGTAAGTGGATTGTGTTAGGATATGCGCTATTCTCAATTTTGAACATTTTATTTTCAAAATTAGTGGTATCAGGATCATCTTCAGCAAACCAACAAGCTGTTGAATCAGTGTTTAATACCGGCACATTCGGCATTGTATTTATGGCTGTTTCAGCTGTTATTGTTGCCCCAATCCTTGAAGAATTGATTTTCCGAGGATTGATTTTTAACTATTTGACACCAACGATTCGCTGGTGGGGAAGCTGCTTGCTTTCGGGAGCAGTTTTTGCTTATATTCACGTCATGGTCGATTTTAGCTTTATCACATTTACACCATACTTTATTATCGGAACAGTATTAGGATTCATTTACTACAAGACTGGAAAGATTCAATACGCAATTGGTGCACATATGCTAAGTAACGCAATTAGTGTTGCTACATTGTTATTACGCTAA
- a CDS encoding type II toxin-antitoxin system RelB/DinJ family antitoxin: MTKKTETTEKLLQVRVEDTVTDRCDKLFAARGITTQNAIRMLLAQVANSGETPFDNLFTSK, translated from the coding sequence ATGACTAAAAAGACAGAAACCACGGAAAAATTATTGCAAGTACGCGTTGAAGACACCGTTACGGACAGGTGTGACAAATTGTTTGCAGCTAGAGGTATCACAACACAAAATGCTATTCGCATGTTACTAGCACAAGTTGCAAACAGTGGGGAAACCCCATTTGACAACCTATTTACATCAAAATAA
- a CDS encoding C69 family dipeptidase: MNVDDYKQHKKTCTTLLVGKEISVDGSTLIARNEDGGEQPNPQKFVVIPEYTSKTEYVSKLNNVRIPLSGKALRHTATPDADDSFGIWEAAGINSENVAMTATETSTTNEKILMLDPLVPDGIGETDITAIVLPYINTAREGVLRLGELLERHGTYESNGLAFSDENEIWYMETIGGHHWVAMKIPNNAVVIAPNQFNIDWFNFNSKNSLYSNDMISFIQENQLASIPKSGLLNLRPIFGSDTDKDRVYNTPRTWFGQAYFLGHDVLANRTDDSQRMDLPFLIYPEQKVSVQDVKYVLSSYYQDTKYNPYLHPHDLPKYRPIGINRNQETHILQIRNNVPKMIAGVHWLAYGPNTFNALTPFYANVDITPESFSNTTEQYDSTNSYWLNRTVAIIGDQNFDLYKDMVQDFENNIFQKNLALQQDTDKAVISGIDPINLSHKNEEMAHNYMNATNQLLGKMINLGTANMTLRFPLDD; encoded by the coding sequence ATGAACGTAGATGATTATAAACAACATAAAAAAACCTGTACCACTTTGCTCGTAGGGAAAGAAATAAGTGTAGACGGATCAACATTAATTGCTCGCAATGAGGACGGGGGAGAACAACCAAACCCACAAAAATTCGTAGTCATTCCTGAATATACCAGTAAAACAGAATATGTATCCAAGTTAAACAATGTACGTATACCATTATCAGGAAAAGCATTGCGTCATACTGCTACGCCCGATGCGGATGATTCTTTTGGTATATGGGAAGCAGCAGGGATTAATTCAGAAAATGTTGCGATGACAGCTACAGAAACAAGTACCACAAATGAAAAAATCTTAATGTTAGACCCTCTGGTACCTGATGGTATTGGTGAAACAGATATTACGGCGATTGTCTTACCCTACATCAACACAGCACGAGAAGGTGTTCTGCGTTTAGGGGAATTGTTAGAAAGACACGGAACATATGAATCTAATGGACTAGCATTTTCAGATGAAAATGAAATTTGGTACATGGAAACGATTGGTGGACACCATTGGGTAGCTATGAAAATACCAAATAATGCAGTGGTGATTGCCCCAAATCAATTTAATATCGATTGGTTTAATTTTAATTCTAAAAATTCACTGTATTCAAACGATATGATTTCCTTTATACAAGAAAATCAATTAGCATCAATTCCCAAATCAGGACTGTTAAACTTAAGACCAATTTTTGGTAGTGATACCGACAAAGATCGTGTCTATAATACACCACGTACCTGGTTTGGGCAGGCATACTTTTTAGGGCATGACGTCTTAGCTAATCGTACCGACGATTCACAGCGCATGGATTTACCTTTTTTGATATATCCGGAACAAAAGGTGAGTGTTCAAGACGTAAAATATGTATTGAGCTCTTATTACCAAGATACCAAGTATAATCCATATTTACATCCTCATGATTTACCAAAATATCGTCCAATTGGTATTAATAGAAATCAAGAGACGCACATTCTTCAAATTAGGAATAATGTCCCTAAAATGATAGCCGGAGTACATTGGCTAGCCTACGGTCCAAATACATTTAATGCATTAACGCCATTTTATGCCAATGTAGACATAACACCAGAGAGTTTTTCAAATACCACAGAACAGTATGATTCGACAAATAGTTACTGGTTAAATAGAACCGTTGCAATTATTGGTGATCAAAATTTTGATTTGTATAAAGATATGGTTCAAGACTTTGAAAATAATATCTTTCAAAAGAACCTAGCACTTCAACAAGATACGGATAAAGCGGTTATTTCAGGTATAGACCCAATTAACTTGTCTCATAAAAACGAAGAAATGGCCCACAATTACATGAATGCGACGAATCAATTGTTAGGGAAAATGATAAACCTAGGAACTGCCAACATGACGCTTCGTTTTCCGTTAGACGATTAA
- a CDS encoding Fic family protein, giving the protein MNKYNFDTPSEEMLFKNAIPQILHNGAQFENLSLTILQTEQIVNNDVLTSVKGSDVETMRNMLRGAQYILANYANFDFDNLKKLHSIVGQNEVLCAGELRIGLGGVNTKRGLFTPDTVDELQDRSRFESLVNRQDLPAQTRASELFSYLSRAQLFDDTNKRTALLAANVPLLKEGSGVFYIPEPAMENTLNLMSDFYHSNDNRLLVAVLDDVAVSDYDGKTFYAPEHQFYGYGEEYRKHINTFKGFGPKGLLGKETVQFLMKPIHNMYEEHGLK; this is encoded by the coding sequence ATGAACAAGTATAATTTTGATACTCCCTCTGAGGAGATGTTATTTAAGAATGCAATACCTCAGATTCTGCACAATGGCGCGCAATTTGAAAATCTCTCTCTAACAATTTTACAAACAGAACAAATTGTAAACAATGATGTACTTACAAGTGTGAAGGGATCAGATGTTGAAACAATGCGTAATATGCTTCGAGGGGCTCAATATATTCTAGCTAATTATGCGAATTTTGACTTTGATAACTTGAAGAAATTGCATAGTATTGTTGGACAAAATGAAGTATTGTGTGCAGGGGAATTACGTATTGGTTTAGGTGGTGTGAATACTAAGCGTGGATTGTTCACGCCTGACACCGTGGATGAACTACAAGATCGCTCACGATTTGAATCCCTGGTTAATCGTCAAGATTTACCAGCCCAAACACGAGCATCAGAATTATTTAGTTACCTTTCACGTGCTCAACTATTTGACGATACTAATAAGCGCACAGCGCTACTTGCAGCAAATGTCCCTCTACTTAAAGAAGGTTCAGGGGTGTTTTATATTCCCGAACCTGCTATGGAGAATACATTGAATTTAATGAGTGATTTCTATCATTCAAACGATAATCGTTTACTTGTTGCAGTACTAGATGACGTTGCTGTGTCAGATTACGATGGTAAGACATTTTATGCTCCAGAACATCAATTTTATGGCTATGGTGAAGAATACCGTAAGCATATTAATACCTTCAAAGGATTCGGTCCTAAAGGATTGCTAGGAAAAGAAACGGTTCAATTTTTGATGAAGCCTATTCACAACATGTATGAAGAACATGGTCTAAAATAA
- a CDS encoding metallophosphoesterase family protein encodes MTKIALISDIHGNYTALKSVVNDIKLENISETWFLGDLLLPGPAGNVLFEMLDEINTTVFLRGNWDDVFLKILDNPNNYDVNDPSDVYMGHLAYYLSQKLNAKYIEKIRQAPIHLNKTVNNINLTLTHNEIDSNGGPNLLPFAASENFEYLFENDEIDVAIYAHTHHQLLRYTHNDQVVLNPGSVGEPFFKHPTLNQDRRAQYTILEIDDIGIQNITFRKVAYNLMDEYTKAESEHVPYLDLYNRLLVHGISPTQDKKLLSEINAAGTYNDDFKRILASKT; translated from the coding sequence ATGACGAAAATTGCGTTGATTTCAGACATACATGGCAATTATACTGCCTTGAAAAGTGTGGTTAATGATATTAAATTAGAAAATATATCAGAGACATGGTTTTTAGGTGATTTATTGTTACCAGGACCAGCAGGAAATGTCTTATTTGAAATGTTGGATGAAATTAATACAACAGTGTTCTTACGAGGTAATTGGGATGATGTGTTTCTAAAAATACTTGATAATCCAAACAATTACGATGTGAACGACCCCTCAGATGTTTATATGGGACATCTCGCCTATTATTTGTCTCAAAAATTAAACGCTAAATATATAGAAAAAATCCGACAGGCTCCTATCCATTTAAATAAAACGGTCAATAACATCAATTTGACGTTAACACACAATGAGATTGATAGTAATGGCGGTCCGAATTTATTACCTTTCGCTGCCAGTGAAAACTTTGAATACTTATTTGAAAACGATGAAATTGATGTCGCAATCTATGCGCACACTCACCATCAATTATTACGATATACACATAATGATCAAGTCGTTCTTAATCCTGGTTCAGTAGGAGAACCATTTTTTAAGCATCCTACGCTTAATCAAGATCGACGCGCGCAATACACTATCTTAGAAATCGACGATATAGGAATTCAAAATATTACATTCAGAAAAGTAGCATATAATCTAATGGATGAATATACTAAAGCAGAAAGTGAACATGTTCCGTATCTAGATTTATATAATAGATTATTAGTTCACGGGATTAGTCCGACGCAAGATAAAAAATTACTCAGCGAGATTAATGCAGCGGGTACTTATAATGATGATTTTAAACGTATTCTAGCAAGCAAAACTTAG
- a CDS encoding type II toxin-antitoxin system RelB/DinJ family antitoxin yields MTEKLIQLRVEDNVKDKCDELFAANGLTTQSAIKMMLTQVAHSGETPFDNLFAPHN; encoded by the coding sequence ATGACTGAAAAATTGATCCAACTACGCGTAGAAGATAACGTTAAGGATAAGTGTGATGAATTATTCGCTGCTAACGGTTTGACAACACAAAGCGCCATCAAGATGATGCTTACTCAAGTAGCACATAGTGGTGAAACACCATTTGATAACTTGTTTGCGCCACACAACTAA
- a CDS encoding alpha-hydroxy-acid oxidizing protein, whose product MNMTYIASELEGPISFVNTTDLEKGAEKIIPTGGFGYINSGAGDLITLRENETAFEHVKIEPGVLKNVENPDTSLVFDGMTLTAPIIMAPVAAHGLAHVQGEVASAAGVARFGTIYTASSFASKSLEDMREAAGPDAPQFFQFYMSKDNAINDQIIAAAEASGARAIVLTADATVGGNREADKRNGFTFPLAMPIVQAYQSGVGQTMDAVYKSAKQKLSPDDVSYITSRTDLPVYVKGVQNPNDVEPILAAGAGGIWVSNHGGRQLDGGPAAFDSLRRIADVVDHRVPIVFDSGVRRGQHVFKALASGADLIALGRPVIYGLALGGSVGVEQVFNFFQNELQLVMQLAGTQTIDDVKNFELLPNKYM is encoded by the coding sequence ATAAATATGACATACATTGCAAGCGAACTAGAAGGACCAATTTCATTTGTGAACACCACAGACCTTGAAAAAGGCGCAGAAAAAATTATTCCAACCGGTGGATTCGGTTACATTAATAGTGGTGCGGGTGATTTAATCACCCTACGTGAAAACGAAACTGCGTTCGAACACGTTAAGATTGAACCTGGTGTACTGAAAAACGTCGAAAATCCGGACACTTCATTGGTATTTGATGGCATGACATTAACTGCGCCAATTATTATGGCGCCAGTAGCCGCGCATGGATTAGCTCACGTTCAAGGTGAAGTTGCATCTGCTGCTGGGGTTGCACGTTTTGGTACGATTTACACGGCGTCATCATTTGCTAGTAAGTCACTAGAAGACATGCGTGAAGCGGCTGGTCCAGATGCACCACAATTCTTCCAATTCTACATGTCAAAAGATAATGCGATTAATGATCAAATTATCGCAGCGGCGGAAGCAAGTGGCGCACGTGCCATTGTATTGACTGCTGATGCGACAGTAGGTGGTAATCGTGAAGCTGACAAGCGTAATGGGTTCACATTCCCATTGGCTATGCCAATCGTACAAGCCTACCAAAGTGGGGTTGGACAAACGATGGATGCTGTATACAAGTCAGCAAAGCAAAAGCTAAGTCCTGATGATGTATCATACATTACATCACGTACTGACTTACCAGTGTACGTAAAAGGAGTTCAAAATCCGAATGATGTAGAGCCTATCTTAGCTGCCGGTGCAGGTGGAATTTGGGTGTCAAACCACGGGGGACGACAACTAGATGGTGGTCCCGCAGCATTTGATTCATTACGCCGAATTGCGGATGTCGTGGACCATCGTGTCCCAATCGTATTCGATAGTGGTGTCCGTCGTGGACAACATGTCTTTAAAGCATTAGCATCAGGGGCAGATCTAATCGCTCTTGGTCGTCCAGTTATTTATGGTCTAGCACTAGGTGGTAGTGTCGGTGTTGAACAAGTATTTAACTTCTTCCAAAACGAACTACAATTAGTCATGCAATTAGCTGGTACACAAACGATTGACGATGTTAAAAACTTTGAGTTACTACCAAATAAATACATGTAA
- a CDS encoding DUF805 domain-containing protein, with amino-acid sequence MYLLKDFWTKMFDYKGRDDRKSFWVGYLGNAVIIVAVYLFISILMGVVSGFMELEDEGLLVLEVILLTNLILAMFIYWIASLPAMTRRLRDAGFSPWWTVATMVPMLQIVPFILWFFPTKNDRMVGYTD; translated from the coding sequence ATGTATTTGTTGAAGGATTTTTGGACTAAGATGTTTGATTATAAGGGACGTGACGATCGTAAGAGTTTCTGGGTAGGTTACCTAGGAAATGCGGTAATTATTGTGGCGGTATACCTATTTATTTCAATTCTAATGGGAGTTGTGTCTGGATTCATGGAGTTAGAGGATGAAGGACTATTGGTTCTTGAAGTTATCCTACTAACGAACTTGATTTTGGCCATGTTTATCTACTGGATTGCTAGTTTGCCAGCCATGACACGTCGTTTGCGTGATGCTGGATTCAGCCCTTGGTGGACTGTTGCCACAATGGTACCAATGCTACAAATCGTCCCATTCATCTTGTGGTTCTTCCCTACAAAGAATGACCGTATGGTTGGCTACACTGATTAA
- a CDS encoding DUF3800 domain-containing protein encodes MKDVNIYFDEKGPSKSVSISDNLEDQFNFFGSSSDNIPAYVGIYLAIPKSKQSEFDTGFQKMVDDYYANQRSAQAKELKSLTLLKNVTTLADIKTAAAQFYLDLFQLLDDTHSTFQLSAFDKSEVFIAAKLKNWFYYLDRHNLNPYPLLYTITKFLRTEDKYFGGDLTKALNDADLSTADLLNTLKMQLSRVVQKYQGHSRTTRQVDMYRTLIKIIRDTAKIFRTENISLVSYPFPTDQLAYGLDLFVLEDLFLNGDLSAAKEAKDSITILLDDDAPAEGLHQNGFSDIQENLDSKEYPGLQASDFLAGLYGKLIATMDSRAVDPNRPGQVQRMTELFEKGLNPHKKHIDLARATYSHSFGSDSGQYGVMHSTFSDYLWQLQGYLTVIQEESFNQLPVFEKANQHWTVSQELMQQQFYEMNNQFMNIHSLYDSIEDAIEDGSTKPF; translated from the coding sequence ATGAAAGATGTGAACATTTATTTTGATGAAAAAGGTCCTTCTAAAAGCGTATCTATTTCAGACAATTTAGAGGATCAGTTTAATTTTTTTGGGTCTAGCAGTGATAACATTCCAGCCTATGTGGGTATTTATCTTGCCATTCCTAAATCAAAGCAAAGTGAATTTGATACTGGTTTCCAAAAGATGGTAGATGATTACTATGCCAATCAACGTAGCGCACAAGCTAAAGAATTAAAATCACTAACTCTTCTAAAAAATGTTACTACACTTGCTGATATCAAAACCGCAGCTGCGCAGTTCTATTTAGATTTATTTCAATTACTAGATGATACTCATTCTACATTTCAATTAAGTGCATTTGATAAGAGTGAAGTGTTTATTGCTGCTAAACTTAAAAATTGGTTTTATTATCTTGATAGACACAATCTTAATCCTTACCCACTCTTATACACCATCACAAAATTTTTACGTACAGAAGACAAATACTTCGGTGGTGATCTAACTAAGGCACTTAATGATGCTGATTTAAGCACTGCTGATTTGCTAAATACCTTAAAAATGCAACTTTCTCGTGTGGTTCAAAAATATCAAGGGCACTCACGTACTACAAGACAAGTAGATATGTATAGAACATTGATAAAAATAATTCGCGATACTGCGAAAATTTTTAGAACAGAAAATATATCATTAGTTTCGTATCCTTTTCCTACGGACCAATTAGCTTATGGACTTGATTTATTCGTTTTGGAAGACTTGTTTTTAAATGGTGATTTATCAGCCGCAAAAGAAGCCAAAGATTCCATTACAATATTATTAGATGACGACGCTCCAGCTGAAGGATTACACCAGAATGGATTTTCAGATATTCAGGAAAACCTAGATTCAAAAGAATATCCTGGATTGCAGGCTAGTGATTTTTTGGCCGGATTATACGGTAAGTTGATTGCAACAATGGACTCTCGTGCCGTAGACCCAAATAGACCCGGACAAGTTCAACGAATGACAGAATTATTTGAAAAGGGCTTGAACCCTCATAAGAAGCATATAGATTTAGCACGAGCAACGTACAGTCATTCTTTTGGATCAGATTCTGGTCAATACGGCGTCATGCACAGTACATTTAGCGATTATCTATGGCAATTACAAGGATATTTGACAGTCATTCAAGAAGAAAGCTTCAACCAATTACCTGTGTTTGAAAAAGCTAATCAACACTGGACTGTTTCTCAAGAGTTAATGCAACAACAATTTTATGAAATGAACAATCAATTTATGAACATTCATTCGTTGTACGATTCCATTGAAGACGCGATTGAAGATGGAAGCACTAAGCCATTTTAA